From a single Microbacterium murale genomic region:
- a CDS encoding GNAT family N-acetyltransferase — translation MNIRLTDTATLRPLVLPARADAAPSSVFDEYVNVRNRSIKDVTGRDDDEMTARELLPVLRSSADMTKHQWYITLDDEMVGVAPLNIMADDGGRTAILIISLLRSAWGQGLGAAALPHLESAAHSAGVRRLLAWVEHPASDDAPLTSPTGFGEIPTDHAARFLLRHGYTLEQVERVSTLTWSDPLVQRIRNLRASAADKATGYRVIQWTLPTPSEHVAGYAWMKQHMSTDVPDADLGMPAEKWDAERIARHDDRYAQRGNTVLVTAAQHIATGELCAYNELSIGGDPTTVSHQEDTLVLSSHRGNRLGMLVKTAGLLTWREQHPDSPTVITYNAEENRPMLDINEAIGFAPIAYEGAWKKELE, via the coding sequence ATGAACATCCGACTGACCGATACCGCGACGTTGCGTCCGCTCGTGCTTCCCGCACGGGCGGATGCAGCGCCATCGAGTGTCTTCGACGAGTACGTCAATGTACGAAATCGCTCGATCAAAGATGTCACCGGGCGAGACGACGACGAGATGACAGCCCGCGAGCTGCTCCCGGTCCTGCGCTCCAGCGCAGACATGACCAAGCACCAGTGGTACATCACGCTCGATGATGAGATGGTCGGCGTCGCACCGCTGAACATCATGGCCGACGACGGCGGAAGGACCGCGATCCTGATCATCAGCCTGCTGCGGTCCGCCTGGGGGCAAGGACTCGGTGCCGCTGCGCTGCCGCATCTCGAATCGGCTGCACATTCCGCAGGAGTGCGGCGACTGCTGGCATGGGTCGAGCACCCTGCCTCGGACGATGCCCCGCTCACCTCCCCGACCGGCTTCGGCGAGATCCCCACTGATCACGCCGCGCGCTTTCTGCTCCGACACGGATACACCTTGGAACAGGTGGAGCGGGTCAGCACCCTCACCTGGTCCGATCCGCTCGTACAGCGCATTCGCAACCTCCGCGCGAGCGCCGCCGACAAGGCGACCGGATATCGCGTCATCCAATGGACGCTCCCGACACCGAGCGAGCACGTCGCCGGCTACGCCTGGATGAAACAGCACATGTCGACCGACGTACCGGACGCCGATCTCGGGATGCCTGCGGAGAAATGGGACGCGGAGCGCATCGCGCGCCACGATGATCGATATGCCCAACGTGGCAACACGGTGCTGGTGACAGCCGCGCAGCACATCGCCACGGGCGAACTGTGCGCGTACAACGAGCTGTCGATCGGCGGGGACCCGACCACCGTGTCCCACCAGGAAGACACCCTGGTGCTGTCGTCTCACCGCGGTAACCGCCTCGGGATGCTGGTGAAGACGGCAGGACTGCTCACCTGGCGCGAGCAGCACCCCGACTCGCCGACCGTGATCACGTACAACGCGGAAGAGAACCGTCCCATGCTGGACATCAACGAGGCGATCGGGTTCGCCCCGATCGCCTACGAAGGCGCCTGGAAGAAGGAACTGGAATGA